From a single Raphanus sativus cultivar WK10039 chromosome 3, ASM80110v3, whole genome shotgun sequence genomic region:
- the LOC108844787 gene encoding rhodanese-like domain-containing protein 4, chloroplastic has protein sequence MEALKTASFSPMSVLSEKRSETRNPFSLPTSLFPPKPISQENFFKSFNGGLALLTSVLSSATAPAKSLTYEEALQQSVTSPSSFDSDGLIDGISSFVTDNPLVIAGGVAAFAVPFVLSQVLNKKPKTFGVESSKNAYAKLGTDENTQLLDIRAPADIRQVGSPNIKGLGKKTVPAVYNGEDKPGFLKKLSLKFKDPENTTLFILDKFDGNSELVAELLALNGFKSAYAIKDGAEGPRGWLNSGLPWIEPKKSLSLDLSSLTDSISGVFGESSDGVSVAIGVAAAAGLSVLAFTEIETILQLLGSAALVQLAGKKLLFAEDRKQTLKQVDEFLNTKVAPKQLVDELKDIGRAFLPPSASSKALPAPAVAVAEAATTTTVDEKEPEPVIEAATAQVTSEAATKAAASEQIITEPTKTETKPQSYPRPLSPYASYADLKPPTSPTPVSSKGLPAPAPVAATTTTVNEPVPELEPAIKAATAQVNSEPALEAATEQVITEPAKTEAKLNSYSRPLSPYASYPDLKPPTSPTPSHP, from the exons ATGGAAGCTCTGAAAACCGCTAGCTTTAGTCCTATGTCAGTTTTATCCGAGAAGAGATCAGAAACACGTAATCCCTTCTCGCTCCCTACTAGCCTCTTTCCACCGAAACCAATCTCCCAAGAAAACTTCTTCAAGAGCTTCAATGGCGGATTGGCTCTTTTAACCTCTGTTCTAAGCAGTGCAACAGCTCCTGCTAAGTCCCTAACATACGAGGAAGCTCTGCAACAATCAGTGACCTCTCCTTCATCTTTTGATTCAGACGGTTTGATCGATGGGATATCAAGTTTTGTCACTGACAATCCTCTGGTTATTGCCGGTGGAGTTGCTGCATTTGCTGTACCCTTTGTTCTGTCTCAGGTTCTGAACAAAAAGCCCAAAACTTTTGGGGTTGAGTCTTCCAAGAATGCTTATGCCAAGTTGGGTACTGATGAAAATACTCAGTTGCTTGACATAAGAGCTCCTGCTGATATCAGACAAGTGGGCAGTCCTAATATCAAGGGTTTAGGTAAAAAGACGGTTCCAGCTGTTTATAACGGAGAAGACAAGCCTGGTTTCTTGAAGAAGCTTTCCTTGAAGTTTAAAGATCCTGAGAACACCACATTGTTCATTCTTGACAA ATTTGATGGAAACTCTGAGCTTGTTGCTGAACTGTTGGCCCTTAATGGATTCAAATCTGCTTACGCTATTAAAGATGGTGCAGAGGGACCTAGAGGCTGGTTG AATAGCGGTTTGCCTTGGATAGAGCCAAAGAAGAGTCTCAGTCTTGATTTGAGCAGCTTGACTGATAGTATCAGCGGTGTATTTGGC GAGAGTTCTGATGGTGTCTCTGTTGCAATTGGGGTAGCTGCTGCTGCTGGATTAAGTGTTTTAGCATTTACAGAG ATTGAAACCATACTTCAACTACTAGGTTCAGCTGCGCTTGTTCAGCTTGCAGGCAAGAAACTTCTATTTGCTGAG GACCGAAAGCAAACTCTAAAACAAGTGGATGAGTTCTTGAACACAAAGGTTGCACCTAAACAACTTGTTGATGAACTAAAG GACATAGGAAGGGCTTTCCTTCCTCCATCAGCAAGCAGCAAAGCTCTTCCCGCACCAGCAGTAGCAGTAGCAGAAGCAGCTACAACCACCACTGTGGATGAAAAGGAGCCTGAGCCAGTGATTGAAGCGGCCACTGCACAAGTAACCTCAGAGGCAGCGACCAAAGCAGCAGCCAGTGAACAAATAATCACAGAACCAACGAAAACTGAAACCAAACCGCAATCTTATCCGAGACCTCTATCTCCATATGCATCG TACGCTGACTTGAAGCCTCCAACATCCCCCACACCAGTAAGCAGCAAGGGTCTTCCCGCACCAGCACCAGTAGCAGCTACAACCACCACCGTCAATGAACCAGTTCCTGAGCTAGAGCCAGCAATCAAAGCGGCCACTGCACAAGTAAACTCAGAGCCCGCACTGGAAGCCGCCACTGAACAAGTAATCACAGAACCAGCCAAAACTGAAGCCAAACTGAATTCTTATTCAAGACCTCTCTCTCCCTATGCATCG TACCCTGACTTGAAGCCTCCAACATCTCCGACACCATCGCATCCATGA
- the LOC108845715 gene encoding uncharacterized protein LOC108845715 isoform X2, with the protein MARRREKRSSATESSERRHNRRDESKPRDGEPDSDRKLITIFVVFFFVIPAVSMAVYKVKFADRVIIETEPSIRQKGIIKTDIHFQEILTEHSKASENSSARHYDCPVLAYITPWNSKGYDMAKIYNSKFTHLSPVWYDLKSQGNGLVLEGRHNADKGWIQELRSRGNAMILPRVVLEAVPEELLKKKKLRAKAISLIVTECKEMEYDGIVLESWSRWAGYGVLHDPDMRKMALQFVKQLGDALHEQHMQFMYVIGPPRSDTLQMYDFGPEDLQFLKDSVDGFSLMTYDFSNAQNPGPNAPLKWIDLTLKLLLGSSNNVDSTLARKVLLGINFYGNDFAISGGDGGTIIGRDYLALLQKHKPALHWDKESGEHIIMYRDDKNIKHAVFYPTLMSILLRLENARLWGIGISIWEIGQGLDYFFDLFQETISSENMTCQYNSG; encoded by the exons ATGGCGAGGAGGCGCGAGAAACGCTCATCGGCAACGGAGAGTTCCGAACGGCGGCACAACCGGCGAGACGAGTCTAAACCACGAGATGGAGAACCAGATTCAGATCGGAAGCTCATCACCATCTTCGTGGTCTTCTTCTTCGTGATCCCCGCAGTCTCAATGGCGGTGTACAAAGTCAAATTCGCTGATCGAGTCATCATCGAAACGGAGCCGTCGATACGTCAAAAGGGAATCATCAAAACCGATATCCATTTCCAAGAGATCCTCACT GAACATTCGAAGGCTTCAGAGAATTCATCAGCTAGGCATTATGATTGTCCAGTCTTAGCTTACATTACTCCATG GAACTCTAAAGGATATGATATGGCAAAGATATATAACTCCAAGTTTACTCATTTATCACCTGTTTGGTACGATCTGAAGAG TCAAGGAAATGGATTGGTTTTGGAAGGGAGACATAATGCTGATAAGGGATGGATCCAAGAGCTTCGTTCAAGAGGAAATGCCATG ATATTACCAAGAGTTGTTCTAGAAGCAGTTCCCGAGGAGTTGctcaagaaaaagaaactaagaGCAAAAGCTATTAGTCTTATTGTCACAGAGTGCAA GGAAATGGAATATGATGGTATTGTGCTAGAGTCTTGGTCAAGGTGGGCAGGTTATGGTGTTTTGCATGACCCGGACATGCGGAAAATG GCACTGCAATTCGTAAAACAACTTGGAGACGCCCTTCACGAGCAGCATATGCAGTTCATGTATGTCATTGGTCCACCACGTTCGGACACGCTCCAAATGTACGATTTTGGACCAGAAGATCTTCAGTTCTTGAAAGATTCGGTGGACGGATTCTCTTTAATGACCTACGATTTCTCAAATGCCCAGAACCCTGGCCCCAATGCTCCTCTCAAGTGGATAGATCTCACCCTCAAACTCCTCCTTGGCTCATCCAACAACGTAGACTCAACCCTGGCAAGAAAGGTTCTTCTTGGTATCAACTTCTACGGCAACGATTTTGCAATCTCTGGAG GCGATGGAGGCACTATCATCGGAAGGGATTACCTAGCGTTACTCCAGAAACACAAGCCAGCGTTGCATTGGGACAAAGAAAGCGGCGAGCATATTATCATGTATAGAGATGATAAGAACATCAAGCATGCTGTTTTCTATCCTACATTGATGTCAATCCTTCTACGGCTTGAGAATGCTCGTCTCTGGGGTATTGGCATTTCCATCTGGGAGATTGGTCAAGGTTTAGATTATTTCTTTGATCTTTT TCAAGAGACAATCTCATCCGAAAATATGACGTGTCAATATAACAGCGGCTGA
- the LOC108845715 gene encoding uncharacterized protein LOC108845715 isoform X1 yields MARRREKRSSATESSERRHNRRDESKPRDGEPDSDRKLITIFVVFFFVIPAVSMAVYKVKFADRVIIETEPSIRQKGIIKTDIHFQEILTEHSKASENSSARHYDCPVLAYITPWNSKGYDMAKIYNSKFTHLSPVWYDLKSSQGNGLVLEGRHNADKGWIQELRSRGNAMILPRVVLEAVPEELLKKKKLRAKAISLIVTECKEMEYDGIVLESWSRWAGYGVLHDPDMRKMALQFVKQLGDALHEQHMQFMYVIGPPRSDTLQMYDFGPEDLQFLKDSVDGFSLMTYDFSNAQNPGPNAPLKWIDLTLKLLLGSSNNVDSTLARKVLLGINFYGNDFAISGGDGGTIIGRDYLALLQKHKPALHWDKESGEHIIMYRDDKNIKHAVFYPTLMSILLRLENARLWGIGISIWEIGQGLDYFFDLFQETISSENMTCQYNSG; encoded by the exons ATGGCGAGGAGGCGCGAGAAACGCTCATCGGCAACGGAGAGTTCCGAACGGCGGCACAACCGGCGAGACGAGTCTAAACCACGAGATGGAGAACCAGATTCAGATCGGAAGCTCATCACCATCTTCGTGGTCTTCTTCTTCGTGATCCCCGCAGTCTCAATGGCGGTGTACAAAGTCAAATTCGCTGATCGAGTCATCATCGAAACGGAGCCGTCGATACGTCAAAAGGGAATCATCAAAACCGATATCCATTTCCAAGAGATCCTCACT GAACATTCGAAGGCTTCAGAGAATTCATCAGCTAGGCATTATGATTGTCCAGTCTTAGCTTACATTACTCCATG GAACTCTAAAGGATATGATATGGCAAAGATATATAACTCCAAGTTTACTCATTTATCACCTGTTTGGTACGATCTGAAGAG TAGTCAAGGAAATGGATTGGTTTTGGAAGGGAGACATAATGCTGATAAGGGATGGATCCAAGAGCTTCGTTCAAGAGGAAATGCCATG ATATTACCAAGAGTTGTTCTAGAAGCAGTTCCCGAGGAGTTGctcaagaaaaagaaactaagaGCAAAAGCTATTAGTCTTATTGTCACAGAGTGCAA GGAAATGGAATATGATGGTATTGTGCTAGAGTCTTGGTCAAGGTGGGCAGGTTATGGTGTTTTGCATGACCCGGACATGCGGAAAATG GCACTGCAATTCGTAAAACAACTTGGAGACGCCCTTCACGAGCAGCATATGCAGTTCATGTATGTCATTGGTCCACCACGTTCGGACACGCTCCAAATGTACGATTTTGGACCAGAAGATCTTCAGTTCTTGAAAGATTCGGTGGACGGATTCTCTTTAATGACCTACGATTTCTCAAATGCCCAGAACCCTGGCCCCAATGCTCCTCTCAAGTGGATAGATCTCACCCTCAAACTCCTCCTTGGCTCATCCAACAACGTAGACTCAACCCTGGCAAGAAAGGTTCTTCTTGGTATCAACTTCTACGGCAACGATTTTGCAATCTCTGGAG GCGATGGAGGCACTATCATCGGAAGGGATTACCTAGCGTTACTCCAGAAACACAAGCCAGCGTTGCATTGGGACAAAGAAAGCGGCGAGCATATTATCATGTATAGAGATGATAAGAACATCAAGCATGCTGTTTTCTATCCTACATTGATGTCAATCCTTCTACGGCTTGAGAATGCTCGTCTCTGGGGTATTGGCATTTCCATCTGGGAGATTGGTCAAGGTTTAGATTATTTCTTTGATCTTTT TCAAGAGACAATCTCATCCGAAAATATGACGTGTCAATATAACAGCGGCTGA
- the LOC108845715 gene encoding uncharacterized protein LOC108845715 isoform X3 has translation MARRREKRSSATESSERRHNRRDESKPRDGEPDSDRKLITIFVVFFFVIPAVSMAVYKVKFADRVIIETEPSIRQKGIIKTDIHFQEILTEHSKASENSSARHYDCPVLAYITPWNSKGYDMAKIYNSKFTHLSPVWYDLKSSQGNGLVLEGRHNADKGWIQELRSRGNAMILPRVVLEAVPEELLKKKKLRAKAISLIVTECKEMEYDGIVLESWSRWAGYGVLHDPDMRKMALQFVKQLGDALHEQHMQFMYVIGPPRSDTLQMYDFGPEDLQFLKDSVDGFSLMTYDFSNAQNPGPNAPLKWIDLTLKLLLGSSNNVDSTLARKVLLGINFYGNDFAISGGDGGTIIGRDYLALLQKHKPALHWDKESGEHIIMYRDDKNIKHAVFYPTLMSILLRLENARLWGIGISIWEIGQGLDYFFDLFG, from the exons ATGGCGAGGAGGCGCGAGAAACGCTCATCGGCAACGGAGAGTTCCGAACGGCGGCACAACCGGCGAGACGAGTCTAAACCACGAGATGGAGAACCAGATTCAGATCGGAAGCTCATCACCATCTTCGTGGTCTTCTTCTTCGTGATCCCCGCAGTCTCAATGGCGGTGTACAAAGTCAAATTCGCTGATCGAGTCATCATCGAAACGGAGCCGTCGATACGTCAAAAGGGAATCATCAAAACCGATATCCATTTCCAAGAGATCCTCACT GAACATTCGAAGGCTTCAGAGAATTCATCAGCTAGGCATTATGATTGTCCAGTCTTAGCTTACATTACTCCATG GAACTCTAAAGGATATGATATGGCAAAGATATATAACTCCAAGTTTACTCATTTATCACCTGTTTGGTACGATCTGAAGAG TAGTCAAGGAAATGGATTGGTTTTGGAAGGGAGACATAATGCTGATAAGGGATGGATCCAAGAGCTTCGTTCAAGAGGAAATGCCATG ATATTACCAAGAGTTGTTCTAGAAGCAGTTCCCGAGGAGTTGctcaagaaaaagaaactaagaGCAAAAGCTATTAGTCTTATTGTCACAGAGTGCAA GGAAATGGAATATGATGGTATTGTGCTAGAGTCTTGGTCAAGGTGGGCAGGTTATGGTGTTTTGCATGACCCGGACATGCGGAAAATG GCACTGCAATTCGTAAAACAACTTGGAGACGCCCTTCACGAGCAGCATATGCAGTTCATGTATGTCATTGGTCCACCACGTTCGGACACGCTCCAAATGTACGATTTTGGACCAGAAGATCTTCAGTTCTTGAAAGATTCGGTGGACGGATTCTCTTTAATGACCTACGATTTCTCAAATGCCCAGAACCCTGGCCCCAATGCTCCTCTCAAGTGGATAGATCTCACCCTCAAACTCCTCCTTGGCTCATCCAACAACGTAGACTCAACCCTGGCAAGAAAGGTTCTTCTTGGTATCAACTTCTACGGCAACGATTTTGCAATCTCTGGAG GCGATGGAGGCACTATCATCGGAAGGGATTACCTAGCGTTACTCCAGAAACACAAGCCAGCGTTGCATTGGGACAAAGAAAGCGGCGAGCATATTATCATGTATAGAGATGATAAGAACATCAAGCATGCTGTTTTCTATCCTACATTGATGTCAATCCTTCTACGGCTTGAGAATGCTCGTCTCTGGGGTATTGGCATTTCCATCTGGGAGATTGGTCAAGGTTTAGATTATTTCTTTGATCTTTT CGGCTGA
- the LOC108845715 gene encoding uncharacterized protein LOC108845715 isoform X5, whose translation MARRREKRSSATESSERRHNRRDESKPRDGEPDSDRKLITIFVVFFFVIPAVSMAVYKVKFADRVIIETEPSIRQKGIIKTDIHFQEILTEHSKASENSSARHYDCPVLAYITPWNSKGYDMAKIYNSKFTHLSPVWYDLKSQGNGLVLEGRHNADKGWIQELRSRGNAMILPRVVLEAVPEELLKKKKLRAKAISLIVTECKEMEYDGIVLESWSRWAGYGVLHDPDMRKMALQFVKQLGDALHEQHMQFMYVIGPPRSDTLQMYDFGPEDLQFLKDSVDGFSLMTYDFSNAQNPGPNAPLKWIDLTLKLLLGSSNNVDSTLARKVLLGINFYGNDFAISGGDGGTIIGRDYLALLQKHKPALHWDKESGEHIIMYRDDKNIKHAVFYPTLMSILLRLENARLWGIGISIWEIGQGLDYFFDLL comes from the exons ATGGCGAGGAGGCGCGAGAAACGCTCATCGGCAACGGAGAGTTCCGAACGGCGGCACAACCGGCGAGACGAGTCTAAACCACGAGATGGAGAACCAGATTCAGATCGGAAGCTCATCACCATCTTCGTGGTCTTCTTCTTCGTGATCCCCGCAGTCTCAATGGCGGTGTACAAAGTCAAATTCGCTGATCGAGTCATCATCGAAACGGAGCCGTCGATACGTCAAAAGGGAATCATCAAAACCGATATCCATTTCCAAGAGATCCTCACT GAACATTCGAAGGCTTCAGAGAATTCATCAGCTAGGCATTATGATTGTCCAGTCTTAGCTTACATTACTCCATG GAACTCTAAAGGATATGATATGGCAAAGATATATAACTCCAAGTTTACTCATTTATCACCTGTTTGGTACGATCTGAAGAG TCAAGGAAATGGATTGGTTTTGGAAGGGAGACATAATGCTGATAAGGGATGGATCCAAGAGCTTCGTTCAAGAGGAAATGCCATG ATATTACCAAGAGTTGTTCTAGAAGCAGTTCCCGAGGAGTTGctcaagaaaaagaaactaagaGCAAAAGCTATTAGTCTTATTGTCACAGAGTGCAA GGAAATGGAATATGATGGTATTGTGCTAGAGTCTTGGTCAAGGTGGGCAGGTTATGGTGTTTTGCATGACCCGGACATGCGGAAAATG GCACTGCAATTCGTAAAACAACTTGGAGACGCCCTTCACGAGCAGCATATGCAGTTCATGTATGTCATTGGTCCACCACGTTCGGACACGCTCCAAATGTACGATTTTGGACCAGAAGATCTTCAGTTCTTGAAAGATTCGGTGGACGGATTCTCTTTAATGACCTACGATTTCTCAAATGCCCAGAACCCTGGCCCCAATGCTCCTCTCAAGTGGATAGATCTCACCCTCAAACTCCTCCTTGGCTCATCCAACAACGTAGACTCAACCCTGGCAAGAAAGGTTCTTCTTGGTATCAACTTCTACGGCAACGATTTTGCAATCTCTGGAG GCGATGGAGGCACTATCATCGGAAGGGATTACCTAGCGTTACTCCAGAAACACAAGCCAGCGTTGCATTGGGACAAAGAAAGCGGCGAGCATATTATCATGTATAGAGATGATAAGAACATCAAGCATGCTGTTTTCTATCCTACATTGATGTCAATCCTTCTACGGCTTGAGAATGCTCGTCTCTGGGGTATTGGCATTTCCATCTGGGAGATTGGTCAAGGTTTAGATTATTTCTTTGATCTTTTGTAA
- the LOC108845715 gene encoding uncharacterized protein LOC108845715 isoform X4, translating into MARRREKRSSATESSERRHNRRDESKPRDGEPDSDRKLITIFVVFFFVIPAVSMAVYKVKFADRVIIETEPSIRQKGIIKTDIHFQEILTEHSKASENSSARHYDCPVLAYITPWNSKGYDMAKIYNSKFTHLSPVWYDLKSSQGNGLVLEGRHNADKGWIQELRSRGNAMILPRVVLEAVPEELLKKKKLRAKAISLIVTECKEMEYDGIVLESWSRWAGYGVLHDPDMRKMALQFVKQLGDALHEQHMQFMYVIGPPRSDTLQMYDFGPEDLQFLKDSVDGFSLMTYDFSNAQNPGPNAPLKWIDLTLKLLLGSSNNVDSTLARKVLLGINFYGNDFAISGGDGGTIIGRDYLALLQKHKPALHWDKESGEHIIMYRDDKNIKHAVFYPTLMSILLRLENARLWGIGISIWEIGQGLDYFFDLL; encoded by the exons ATGGCGAGGAGGCGCGAGAAACGCTCATCGGCAACGGAGAGTTCCGAACGGCGGCACAACCGGCGAGACGAGTCTAAACCACGAGATGGAGAACCAGATTCAGATCGGAAGCTCATCACCATCTTCGTGGTCTTCTTCTTCGTGATCCCCGCAGTCTCAATGGCGGTGTACAAAGTCAAATTCGCTGATCGAGTCATCATCGAAACGGAGCCGTCGATACGTCAAAAGGGAATCATCAAAACCGATATCCATTTCCAAGAGATCCTCACT GAACATTCGAAGGCTTCAGAGAATTCATCAGCTAGGCATTATGATTGTCCAGTCTTAGCTTACATTACTCCATG GAACTCTAAAGGATATGATATGGCAAAGATATATAACTCCAAGTTTACTCATTTATCACCTGTTTGGTACGATCTGAAGAG TAGTCAAGGAAATGGATTGGTTTTGGAAGGGAGACATAATGCTGATAAGGGATGGATCCAAGAGCTTCGTTCAAGAGGAAATGCCATG ATATTACCAAGAGTTGTTCTAGAAGCAGTTCCCGAGGAGTTGctcaagaaaaagaaactaagaGCAAAAGCTATTAGTCTTATTGTCACAGAGTGCAA GGAAATGGAATATGATGGTATTGTGCTAGAGTCTTGGTCAAGGTGGGCAGGTTATGGTGTTTTGCATGACCCGGACATGCGGAAAATG GCACTGCAATTCGTAAAACAACTTGGAGACGCCCTTCACGAGCAGCATATGCAGTTCATGTATGTCATTGGTCCACCACGTTCGGACACGCTCCAAATGTACGATTTTGGACCAGAAGATCTTCAGTTCTTGAAAGATTCGGTGGACGGATTCTCTTTAATGACCTACGATTTCTCAAATGCCCAGAACCCTGGCCCCAATGCTCCTCTCAAGTGGATAGATCTCACCCTCAAACTCCTCCTTGGCTCATCCAACAACGTAGACTCAACCCTGGCAAGAAAGGTTCTTCTTGGTATCAACTTCTACGGCAACGATTTTGCAATCTCTGGAG GCGATGGAGGCACTATCATCGGAAGGGATTACCTAGCGTTACTCCAGAAACACAAGCCAGCGTTGCATTGGGACAAAGAAAGCGGCGAGCATATTATCATGTATAGAGATGATAAGAACATCAAGCATGCTGTTTTCTATCCTACATTGATGTCAATCCTTCTACGGCTTGAGAATGCTCGTCTCTGGGGTATTGGCATTTCCATCTGGGAGATTGGTCAAGGTTTAGATTATTTCTTTGATCTTTTGTAA
- the LOC108845722 gene encoding abscisic acid receptor PYL7: protein MEEIIVEDSEMHGALVTAQYARLHHHHHCRENQCTSVLVKYIKAPVHLVWSLVRRFDQPQKYKPFVSRCTVHGHPEIGSLREVNVKSGLPATTSTERLEQLDDDERILGINIIGGDHRLKNYSSILTVHPEMIDGRTGTMVIESFVVDVPQGNTKDETCYFVESLIKCNLKSLACVSERLAAQDITTPIATTF, encoded by the exons ATGGAGGAGATCATCGTAGAGGATTCAGAGATGCATGGTGCTCTTGTCACGGCGCAGTACGCACGTTTGCATCATCATCACCACTGCAGAGAGAATCAGTGTACCTCTGTTCTCGTCAAATACATTAAAGCCCCTGTTCATCTC GTTTGGTCTCTTGTCCGGAGATTTGATCAGCCGCAGAAATACAAACCATTTGTAAGCAGATGCACAGTTCATGGACATCCTGAGATCGGTAGTCTCAGAGAAGTCAACGTCAAATCTGGTCTTCCTGCAACTACTAGTACCGAGAGATTGGAACagcttgatgatgatgaacgcATCCTCGGCATCAACATCATTGGTGGTGATCACAGACTTAAG AACTATTCTTCAATCTTGACTGTACATCCGGAGATGATCGATGGGAGAACAGGAACTATGGTGATTGAATCTTTTGTTGTGGATGTTCCTCAAGGCAACACTAAAGATGAGACTTGTTATTTCGTGGAATCACTCATCAAGTGTAACTTGAAGTCCTTGGCTTGTGTCTCTGAAAGATTGGCTGCTCAGGATATAACCACTCCCATCGCCACCACTTTCTGA
- the LOC108845710 gene encoding putative cyclic nucleotide-gated ion channel 13, which produces MGFGRDNRVRFKETLNTEHGGYGRRARPSLNAVLDNVRRGLEKGSDKIRTFKKPMSFSSHQKEEKRNSSGTQKKNIINPQGSFLQNWNKIFLFASVIALAIDPLFFYIPIVDGERHCLNLHSSLEIAASVLRTFVDAFYIIHIVFQFRTAYVSPLSRVFGRGELVEDPKAIAMKYLSTYFIIDVLSILPLPQLVVLAVIPNVNKPVSLLTKDYLIAVIFSQYIPRILRIYPLYSEVTRTSGIVTETAWGGAAWNLSLYMLASHVSFPVTS; this is translated from the exons ATGGGTTTTGGCCGTGACAATCGTGTAAG GTTCAAAGAAACATTAAACACAGAGCATGGTGGTTACGGGAGAAGAGCTAGACCATCTCTAAACGCAGTGTTGGACAATGTCCGTAGAGGGTTGGAGAAAGGATCAGACAAGATCAGGACTTTCAAGAAACCAATGAGTTTTAGTTCACATCagaaggaagagaagagaaactCTAGTGGTACACAAAAGAAGAACATCATAAACCCACAAGGCTCCTTTCTACAGAACTGGAACAAGATCTTCCTCTTTGCTTCTGTCATCGCTTTAGCCATTGATCCCTTGTTCTTCTACATTCCCATCGTCGATGGTGAAAGGCACTGCCTTAACTTGCACTCCAGCCTGGAGATAGCAGCTAGTGTGCTTCGAACGTTTGTAGATGCCTTCTACATTATTCATATTGTGTTTCAGTTTAGGACAGCTTATGTCTCTCCTTTGTCCCGTGTTTTCGGTAGAGGGGAGCTGGTTGAAGATCCTAAAGCCATTGCTATGAAGTATCTCTCGACGTACTTCATCATCGATGTTCTCTCTATACTGCCTCTCCCACAG CTTGTTGTCTTGGCTGTTATCCCGAATGTCAACAAGCCGGTCTCTTTGCTCACTAAAGACTACCTGATAGCCGTCATATTTTCTCAGTACATTCCAAGGATTCTTCGTATCTACCCGCTTTACAGTGAAGTTACAAGAACATCTGGCATAGTCACTGAAACAGCTTGGGGTGGAGCTGCTTGGAACCTCTCTCTGTACATGTTAGCCAGTCATGTGAGTTTCCCAGTCACCAGTTAA